The DNA sequence CCTAATCATTAAGTAAGTGTCAAAAAACTATCTCAATTTAAGTTGGAGGTTCAGAAAAAAGTTTCAGGTTTGAGGTGTTAAGGTATTAGGAAATGAGGGGAGACGAGTTCGGAGTTATTAATTATCAACTATTTACCTTTGCCCTCCTCCCTATTTAGGGGAGATAAAGGGGGGTTTGCCTCCTACCCTCAAAGAGAATTGAAGAAAATATAAACAAAACAGCGTGAAATCGAGGAAATAATTACTAAACTCAATTCCATGTCATTATTTTTGATTTAACTAACACAATTTTAATAATTTTTTAATAATTTGCCGAAAATATCATGAAAAAAAGACAAATAAGAAAATTAAATGAAATTAGTAATCATCTTTACAACTAATTGGGATCAAGGAATGTTAGTTTAGATAGTGTCAAGATAAAAGAAAATAAAAAAATTAATGGTTATTATGGCTCAAATACTAGACGCAATTCCCAACAATGAAAATGATAGTATTCTTTGTTGTTACGTCAATGCAACTAGCCAAATTCAAGTAGCAAGAATTACAAATATCGAAAATTGGTATTTTGAGAGAGTAGTATTCCCCGGACAAAGATTGATGTTTGAAACATTACCAGAAGCTCTTTTAGAAATTCATTCGGGAATGATGGCTAGTGCAATTTTGTCAGATACAATTCCTTGCAAACGCCTATGTATTAGTGAAGAAAAAATGGAAGAGAAAAATGAAGATGAAGATAGTAGTTTGTATAATAAACGAAAGGAAGATGAATTGCAAAAATTAGAGGTTGTTTTAACTTGAAATAATTTAATTAAAACTCATTATTAACAATAACTTAATTATATAAAAAACCCTAAATAAATTAGACAATAACCGAATTTAGGAAATAATCTCTAACCGAATAAAAAATAAAAATGATGTTTTATCTATTAAATTTGATTTAACCTTTTATTTTCGGGAAAGTCTATTAATGAAAAACAGAATTTGGGATCATGTAACAACGAAATAGAGGGGGCATAATGAAAAATTTATTGCCCCTTTCTTAGTTTGATAATCAACTCTATTCAATCAATAATTGTGACGTGACTTCTCTTCTAAATCTATAGGTTTTACAAGTTGGATAATATTTATCACTTTGTAAAATGCTCTTACTAAACAACTGATAGTAAGCTAAGACGCATTTAACTTGCACTTTTTCTTAGTTCTTGAAAATAACTAAAACGCTGACTTTTCACCTCTTGCCTACTTCAACCTGCAGACTTAGACACAAAATAGCTTATTACCAAGTTTTTAGCTGAAAATCATCGCCATTGACAATAACTACATTTTCTCCAGACTGGGTTAAAACAAATAAACCTTGACGATAAGCATATTTATCCGCTCCTTCCTCGATTTCAATTCCTGCCACTGCACCATATACTCTTTTTTGACTATATTCAGGGAAAAACTCTCTAAATTCTTGTAAATCATCCATCAATTCTTTGACATTCTCAACCCCTAAGCTACTTTTGACCTCTACTACTAAAACATGATCTTGATTAGTCACTAAAATATCTATTTCTAAAACCCTGCCATGGAGCTTTT is a window from the Cyanobacterium sp. Dongsha4 genome containing:
- a CDS encoding DUF1830 domain-containing protein; its protein translation is MAQILDAIPNNENDSILCCYVNATSQIQVARITNIENWYFERVVFPGQRLMFETLPEALLEIHSGMMASAILSDTIPCKRLCISEEKMEEKNEDEDSSLYNKRKEDELQKLEVVLT
- a CDS encoding DUF3782 domain-containing protein, which translates into the protein MTTTADEVWKILAELAESQKESDHRLQEIERILKEKSLETDRRMRETDRQITRLSKEIGNLGGKWGRFVENMVAPACETLFVSRGIPVHQVSQRVKKKLHGRVLEIDILVTNQDHVLVVEVKSSLGVENVKELMDDLQEFREFFPEYSQKRVYGAVAGIEIEEGADKYAYRQGLFVLTQSGENVVIVNGDDFQLKTW